A portion of the Longimicrobium terrae genome contains these proteins:
- a CDS encoding aminotransferase class I/II-fold pyridoxal phosphate-dependent enzyme, with translation MNRSFQPSPNVTHVTPSMTSGMAARARALRATGRTVVDLSQGQPEFDTPAFIREAAQRAIDEGATRYTATDGILPLREAMAQQANRRHQGLDEVGADEVVVTSGAKQALFNACFVLFGPGDEVLVPTPNWTSYYEIVELARAVPVPVLGDPAQQWKVDPDALRAASTPRTRGILLNSPCNPTGAVYSPGEIAAIAALARERGWWLLSDEVYRRIAYEAPASSVLDCTSDRERVVVIDAVSKSFAMTGWRLGWAVGPREVVKAMAAMQSHTTSNAAAVSQHAALAALQGGAAADGAVAEMVEALRQRRDAALQELLRHGPVEHVRPDGAFYLYVRVGSTGGVDPGAFAYDLLEREGVAVVPGAAFRTPEWIRISYGGAEADVRQGVRTIADTLHAARTAG, from the coding sequence GTGAACAGATCATTCCAGCCATCGCCCAACGTGACCCATGTCACCCCCTCGATGACGAGCGGCATGGCGGCGCGCGCGCGTGCGCTGCGTGCCACGGGGCGCACCGTGGTGGACCTGAGCCAGGGACAGCCGGAATTCGACACCCCGGCATTCATCCGCGAGGCCGCGCAACGCGCGATTGACGAGGGAGCGACCCGGTACACCGCCACCGACGGCATACTCCCCCTGCGCGAGGCCATGGCGCAGCAGGCGAACCGGCGACATCAGGGTCTCGACGAGGTGGGCGCAGACGAGGTGGTGGTTACCTCGGGCGCGAAGCAGGCGCTGTTCAACGCCTGCTTCGTACTCTTCGGGCCGGGGGACGAGGTGCTGGTACCCACGCCGAACTGGACGAGCTACTACGAGATCGTGGAACTGGCCCGGGCTGTCCCCGTCCCCGTCCTGGGAGACCCCGCGCAGCAGTGGAAGGTGGATCCCGACGCGCTTCGGGCGGCCTCTACCCCCCGCACCCGGGGAATCCTTCTGAACTCGCCCTGCAATCCCACGGGGGCGGTCTACTCCCCCGGCGAGATCGCCGCCATCGCCGCCCTGGCCCGGGAGCGCGGGTGGTGGCTGCTGAGCGACGAGGTGTACCGCCGCATCGCGTACGAGGCCCCGGCGAGCTCCGTGCTGGACTGTACCAGCGACCGGGAGCGGGTGGTGGTGATTGACGCCGTAAGTAAGTCCTTTGCCATGACGGGATGGCGACTGGGCTGGGCGGTTGGGCCACGGGAGGTTGTGAAGGCCATGGCGGCCATGCAGTCGCACACCACCTCCAACGCGGCGGCCGTCTCGCAGCACGCGGCCCTGGCCGCCCTGCAGGGGGGTGCCGCGGCGGACGGCGCGGTTGCGGAGATGGTGGAGGCGCTCCGCCAGCGGCGTGACGCCGCGCTGCAGGAACTGCTGCGGCACGGCCCGGTGGAACACGTGCGGCCCGACGGGGCGTTCTACCTGTACGTCCGGGTGGGCAGCACGGGCGGCGTTGACCCGGGCGCCTTTGCGTACGACCTGCTGGAGCGGGAGGGAGTGGCCGTGGTGCCCGGCGCGGCCTTCCGCACGCCGGAGTGGATCCGGATCTCGTACGGTGGCGCGGAGGCGGATGTCCGGCAGGGGGTGAGGACGATTGCAGACACGCTGCACGCCGCCCGGACCGCCGGCTGA
- a CDS encoding transketolase C-terminal domain-containing protein, whose translation MTARPTRDAYGHALIELAERDSRVVVLDADLSRSTRTDWFQARFPERFFNMGIAEANMIGVAAGLAAAGKLPFATTYAIFIGRAFDQIRQAVCYAGANVKIVATHGGLAASYDGGSHQGIEDLALMRTLPGMTVLVPADYEQAKQAVFAAAAHDGPVYIRLQKEDVPCISAPGTPFRIGLAERLVEGRDVALLAAGALTAEALAAADALRGEGITAEVINLPTLKPLDAAAVRDAAHRCGCLVTAEEHSITGGLYEAVLGALGGEVLAPVVPVAMQDRFGETGPWRALLARFGLDAEGIRAAAREAVRRKRALGGS comes from the coding sequence GTGACGGCGCGGCCCACGCGCGACGCCTACGGGCACGCGCTCATCGAACTGGCGGAGCGTGACTCGCGGGTGGTGGTGCTGGACGCCGACCTTTCCCGCTCCACCCGCACGGACTGGTTCCAGGCGCGCTTTCCCGAGCGCTTCTTCAATATGGGGATTGCCGAAGCCAACATGATCGGGGTGGCGGCAGGGCTGGCCGCCGCGGGCAAGCTCCCCTTCGCCACCACCTACGCCATCTTCATCGGCCGCGCCTTTGACCAGATCCGGCAGGCCGTCTGCTACGCCGGGGCCAACGTGAAGATCGTAGCCACACACGGCGGCCTGGCGGCGTCGTACGACGGCGGTTCGCACCAGGGCATCGAAGACCTGGCGCTCATGCGCACACTTCCGGGGATGACGGTACTCGTTCCCGCGGACTACGAGCAGGCGAAGCAGGCCGTCTTCGCGGCCGCGGCGCATGACGGGCCGGTGTACATCCGTCTGCAGAAGGAGGACGTGCCGTGCATCTCGGCGCCGGGCACGCCCTTCCGCATTGGTCTTGCCGAGCGGCTGGTGGAGGGGAGAGATGTGGCCCTGCTGGCGGCGGGTGCGCTGACGGCCGAGGCGCTGGCGGCCGCCGACGCGCTGCGGGGCGAGGGGATCACCGCCGAAGTGATCAACCTCCCTACGCTCAAGCCGCTGGACGCGGCGGCCGTGCGCGACGCGGCGCACCGCTGCGGCTGCCTGGTCACCGCCGAGGAACACAGCATCACAGGCGGGCTGTACGAAGCCGTTCTGGGCGCACTGGGGGGAGAGGTGCTCGCGCCCGTGGTCCCCGTGGCCATGCAGGACCGCTTTGGCGAGACGGGTCCCTGGCGTGCGCTCCTGGCCCGCTTCGGCCTGGACGCGGAGGGGATCCGGGCCGCCGCGCGGGAGGCGGTCCGCCGGAAGAGGGCCTTGGGCGGGAGCTGA
- a CDS encoding 1-deoxy-D-xylulose-5-phosphate synthase N-terminal domain-containing protein, with translation MSSDAPLAPLDAAVLRRHAREIRRLTLTSIHQAQTGHAGPSLSMVEILTLLYFRHLRYDPRDPRAEWRDRFVLSKGHGAPGLYATLAHAGVLPREELGSLRRLGTRLQGHPNARDLPGVDASTGSLGQGISIALGMALGFRMDGRSNRVFCILGDGELQEGQNWEAAMAAPALAVPNLVAIVDRNGFQSDGPTESIIPLGDLGAKWRAFGWDVHEVDGHDFHALDAALTAARTSPAPSVVVARTIKGKGVSYMEGVTHWHHHPISDPELAAALDEIEGSPA, from the coding sequence GTGAGCAGTGACGCCCCCCTCGCGCCGCTGGACGCCGCGGTGCTGCGCAGGCACGCCCGCGAGATCCGCCGGCTGACGCTCACCTCGATCCACCAGGCGCAGACGGGGCACGCGGGCCCGTCGCTTTCCATGGTGGAGATCCTGACCCTGCTTTACTTCCGCCACCTGCGCTACGATCCGCGCGACCCCCGCGCCGAGTGGCGCGACCGCTTCGTGTTGAGCAAGGGGCACGGGGCGCCCGGGCTGTACGCCACGCTCGCGCACGCGGGTGTGCTTCCCAGGGAGGAGTTGGGCTCGCTGCGGCGGCTGGGGACGCGGCTGCAGGGGCACCCCAATGCCCGCGACCTGCCGGGGGTGGACGCCTCCACGGGTTCGCTGGGCCAGGGAATCTCCATTGCTCTGGGGATGGCGCTGGGCTTCCGCATGGACGGGCGCTCCAACCGCGTGTTCTGCATTCTGGGTGACGGCGAACTGCAGGAGGGGCAGAACTGGGAAGCGGCCATGGCCGCGCCGGCCCTGGCGGTTCCCAACCTTGTCGCCATCGTGGACCGCAACGGCTTTCAGAGCGACGGGCCCACCGAGTCCATCATTCCCCTGGGCGATCTGGGCGCCAAATGGCGGGCGTTCGGCTGGGATGTTCATGAGGTGGACGGGCACGACTTTCACGCGCTCGACGCCGCGCTGACTGCCGCGCGCACCTCGCCCGCGCCCAGCGTGGTGGTGGCGCGGACCATCAAGGGAAAGGGAGTCTCGTACATGGAGGGCGTTACCCACTGGCACCATCATCCCATCAGCGACCCGGAACTCGCCGCGGCGCTGGACGAGATTGAAGGGAGCCCGGCGTGA
- a CDS encoding cupin domain-containing protein yields the protein MILSPSSPADADARDAFIRGVLPGVPDDVLVRFARALRAPLDELAAVAELVLDKPYGRNHVLVAGGEYGLSLAVLLPGRSTSLHAHELRREVFCVRTGVLSLTRGDLQVRIGAGELDHSTPGEPHALANEGDEVLEVLEIFSPALLDDKVRISDRYDRALGKVTREQ from the coding sequence GTGATCCTCTCCCCCTCCTCCCCGGCGGACGCCGACGCGCGCGACGCATTCATCCGCGGCGTGCTCCCCGGCGTCCCGGACGACGTGCTTGTCCGCTTCGCGCGCGCACTTCGAGCCCCCCTCGACGAACTGGCGGCCGTCGCGGAGCTGGTGCTGGACAAGCCGTACGGGCGCAACCACGTCCTCGTGGCCGGCGGAGAGTACGGGCTGTCCCTGGCGGTTCTCCTCCCCGGCCGTTCCACGAGCCTCCACGCGCACGAACTGCGGCGCGAGGTGTTCTGCGTGCGCACGGGCGTGCTGTCACTGACCCGGGGCGATCTCCAGGTGCGGATCGGGGCGGGGGAGCTGGACCACTCCACCCCTGGCGAGCCCCACGCGCTGGCCAACGAGGGGGACGAGGTGCTGGAGGTCCTGGAGATCTTCTCCCCCGCCTTGCTGGACGACAAGGTGCGCATTTCCGACCGCTACGACCGCGCGCTGGGGAAGGTGACCCGTGAGCAGTGA
- the asnB gene encoding asparagine synthase (glutamine-hydrolyzing): MCGIVGAVRLHPGAVLDRGAVEAATRCLDHRGPDAEGIAHHPEFSFGHRRLSVIDLDPAANQPMTDPEGAVFLTYNGEIYNFPELRDDLRRRGRRFRTASDTEVILHAYLEWGPACVERFLGMFAFGLYDRRDHRLLLARDRLGVKPLFLRVQDGVLLFASEIKALLAYPGVPRAPNLAAVSSFLSYRHALGTESLFAGIQQLPPAHLLEVRDGRIHRTRYWDVDLTHRPRRATGEDRAQLKSLIGDAVRRRMLSDVPVGAFLSGGLDSSVVVCEMARTGAPVTTFTASFEGDDYDESPYADQVARHFGTKHHHLRLDAAPYLEHTRALIRVKDQPLGMHNEVAMYMLARELRQHVTVVLCGEGADELFDGYGRIFRTPFERARARLRARFPGGAGMVASPLDFFLDRYSYFPWEEKSPLYTPEMRTAAAGDEACRAVFQDRFDQAAHRSYHDQIALVFETVHLPGLLQMLDATTMAVGVEARVPFVDHRLVQAAFDLPEREKLRWRSPAHFLAALSKEVAEYSEVCDVTKHVLRRLYRHELPPAVLHRRKMGFPVPLTEWFSGPQRDYVRGLLLRPGARVSQVFDPRRLRAWLDAPRPARDPAFGRKVWLVLNLELWLEAYF; encoded by the coding sequence GTGTGCGGCATCGTGGGGGCGGTGCGGCTGCACCCCGGCGCGGTCCTCGATCGCGGGGCGGTGGAAGCGGCCACGCGGTGCCTCGACCACCGCGGCCCCGATGCCGAGGGGATTGCGCACCACCCGGAGTTCTCGTTCGGCCACCGGCGCCTCAGCGTGATCGATCTCGACCCCGCGGCCAACCAGCCGATGACTGACCCGGAGGGCGCGGTCTTTCTCACGTACAACGGCGAGATCTACAACTTTCCCGAGTTGCGCGACGACCTTCGGCGCCGGGGGCGGCGGTTCCGGACCGCTTCCGACACCGAGGTGATCCTGCACGCGTACCTGGAGTGGGGCCCCGCCTGTGTGGAGCGGTTCCTGGGGATGTTCGCGTTCGGGCTGTACGACCGCCGCGACCACCGGCTGCTGCTGGCGCGCGACCGGCTGGGCGTGAAGCCCCTGTTTCTGCGCGTGCAGGACGGCGTGCTCCTGTTCGCATCGGAGATCAAGGCGCTGCTGGCCTACCCCGGCGTCCCCCGCGCTCCCAATCTGGCCGCCGTCTCCAGCTTCCTGTCGTACCGGCACGCGCTGGGGACAGAGTCGCTCTTCGCGGGGATCCAGCAGCTGCCGCCGGCGCACCTGCTGGAAGTGCGCGACGGGCGGATTCACCGCACGCGGTACTGGGATGTCGACCTCACCCACCGGCCGCGGCGCGCCACCGGCGAAGACCGCGCGCAGCTCAAGTCGCTGATCGGCGACGCCGTGCGCCGGCGCATGCTGAGCGACGTTCCCGTGGGCGCGTTTCTGTCGGGCGGGCTGGACTCCAGCGTGGTCGTCTGCGAGATGGCGCGCACGGGCGCGCCCGTGACCACCTTCACCGCCAGCTTCGAGGGCGATGACTACGACGAGTCGCCCTACGCGGACCAGGTGGCGCGGCACTTCGGCACCAAGCACCACCATCTCCGCCTGGATGCCGCACCCTACCTGGAGCACACCCGCGCGCTGATCCGCGTGAAGGACCAGCCCCTGGGGATGCACAACGAAGTAGCGATGTACATGCTCGCGCGCGAACTGCGGCAGCACGTGACGGTGGTGCTGTGCGGCGAAGGCGCGGACGAGCTGTTCGACGGCTACGGGCGCATCTTCCGTACGCCGTTTGAGCGCGCGCGCGCCCGCCTGCGCGCGCGCTTCCCCGGAGGCGCGGGGATGGTCGCTTCTCCGCTCGACTTCTTCCTGGACCGGTACTCGTATTTTCCCTGGGAGGAAAAGTCACCGCTCTACACCCCGGAGATGCGGACCGCAGCCGCCGGCGATGAGGCATGCCGGGCGGTGTTCCAGGACCGGTTCGACCAGGCGGCCCACCGCTCGTACCACGATCAGATCGCGCTGGTGTTCGAAACGGTGCACCTGCCCGGGCTGCTGCAGATGCTGGACGCCACGACCATGGCGGTGGGGGTCGAGGCGAGGGTCCCGTTCGTGGATCACCGGCTGGTACAGGCGGCGTTCGACCTGCCCGAGCGGGAAAAGCTCCGCTGGCGCAGCCCCGCCCACTTCCTGGCCGCGCTTTCGAAGGAGGTGGCGGAGTACAGCGAGGTGTGCGACGTGACCAAGCACGTGCTGCGCCGCCTGTACCGCCACGAGCTTCCCCCCGCCGTGCTGCACCGCCGCAAGATGGGCTTTCCCGTCCCGCTCACCGAATGGTTTTCCGGTCCACAGCGCGACTATGTCCGCGGCCTGCTGCTGCGTCCCGGCGCGCGCGTGAGCCAGGTGTTCGATCCACGGCGCCTCAGGGCGTGGCTGGACGCGCCGCGCCCGGCCCGGGACCCCGCGTTCGGCCGCAAGGTGTGGCTGGTGCTGAACCTGGAGCTCTGGCTGGAGGCATATTTCTGA
- a CDS encoding NTP transferase domain-containing protein: protein MDDATGGAGTWAVILAAGLGSRLGAEGRGVPKCLTPVAGTPILLRALAALEREGAGEVVIVVGCMAGVVRAAVGPRFGTLPVRYVENARFADTGTSESLRLGLQGVDPGAAVVVLEGDVVFEDAVLHRLLAAPHPNATVVEPWEPRLTGTFVDVDAQGMVRDWVHERDRPAGTPLQGKFKTVNLTRFGVADARAALASALQRAADQDGGHTPLESVMRRLVRDEGVEISAVPTGGLRWFEVDTPDDLAVAEAIFSPDAA from the coding sequence ATGGATGACGCAACGGGCGGCGCCGGCACGTGGGCCGTGATCCTGGCCGCGGGGCTGGGGAGCCGCCTGGGCGCGGAGGGGCGCGGTGTTCCCAAGTGCCTGACCCCGGTGGCCGGGACGCCGATCCTGCTGCGGGCCCTGGCCGCGCTGGAACGGGAGGGCGCCGGAGAAGTGGTGATCGTGGTGGGGTGCATGGCGGGTGTCGTCCGCGCCGCCGTGGGCCCGCGCTTCGGCACGCTGCCCGTGCGGTACGTGGAGAACGCGCGCTTCGCCGACACCGGAACCAGCGAGTCGCTGCGCCTGGGGCTGCAGGGGGTGGACCCGGGCGCGGCCGTGGTGGTGCTGGAGGGAGACGTGGTGTTCGAGGATGCCGTCCTGCACCGCCTGCTGGCGGCCCCGCACCCCAATGCCACCGTCGTGGAGCCGTGGGAGCCGCGGCTCACCGGCACCTTCGTGGACGTGGACGCGCAGGGGATGGTACGCGACTGGGTGCACGAGCGCGACCGCCCGGCGGGAACGCCCCTGCAGGGCAAGTTCAAGACGGTGAACCTCACACGTTTCGGGGTGGCCGACGCCCGCGCGGCTCTGGCCTCCGCACTTCAGCGCGCGGCGGACCAGGACGGGGGGCACACCCCGCTGGAGTCGGTCATGCGCCGGCTGGTACGCGACGAGGGGGTGGAGATCTCCGCCGTGCCCACCGGCGGCCTGCGCTGGTTCGAGGTGGACACGCCCGACGACCTGGCGGTGGCGGAGGCGATCTTCTCGCCGGACGCGGCGTAG
- a CDS encoding aminotransferase class V-fold PLP-dependent enzyme, whose translation MSTLLMTPGPTNVSPEVREALLTGDLYHRDSEVTALLERFGDRLTGLLNGAGTHQCVSFVASGTGANEAVISAIHGKVLVIDNGRYSARMAEVVAHYGIPLTRLSLPPLEPVDLDRVEAALRGDRAVTHVLMVHHETATGVVLPLHEIGALAARYGARLVVDGISSIGACAFDLAADHVAFASLTPNKCLESYPGVSFVLARTSELQALRGRSRSFYFDLHEQWASLRRGSTPYTTAVQLLFAADCALARWVREGYEARRARYAALSARLRAGMEELEFVAVPISDEIRSSIVSVYHLPADVSYNRLHDGLLTRGIRIYTDPATVAEGRLILAALGSIGPGDVDRFLGGVREVLAEARHG comes from the coding sequence GTGAGCACGCTGCTGATGACGCCGGGCCCCACCAATGTCTCGCCCGAGGTCCGCGAGGCGCTGCTCACCGGCGACCTGTACCACCGGGACAGCGAGGTCACCGCGCTGCTGGAGCGGTTCGGCGACCGGCTGACGGGACTGCTGAACGGCGCGGGCACGCACCAGTGCGTGTCCTTCGTCGCGTCGGGCACGGGAGCCAACGAGGCCGTGATCAGCGCCATCCATGGCAAGGTGCTGGTGATCGACAACGGGCGGTACTCCGCGCGCATGGCCGAGGTGGTGGCCCACTACGGCATCCCCCTCACCCGGCTCAGCCTTCCCCCGCTGGAGCCTGTGGACCTGGACCGGGTGGAGGCGGCGCTGCGCGGCGATCGCGCCGTCACCCACGTGCTGATGGTGCATCACGAAACCGCCACGGGCGTCGTGCTGCCCCTGCACGAGATCGGCGCGCTGGCGGCGCGGTACGGAGCGCGGCTGGTGGTCGACGGGATCAGCAGCATCGGCGCCTGCGCGTTCGACCTGGCCGCCGACCACGTGGCGTTCGCGTCCCTGACCCCCAACAAGTGCCTGGAAAGCTACCCGGGTGTGTCGTTCGTGCTGGCCCGCACCTCGGAGTTGCAGGCGCTGCGGGGCCGGTCGCGCAGCTTCTACTTCGACCTGCACGAGCAGTGGGCGTCGCTTCGGCGCGGTTCCACCCCGTACACCACCGCCGTCCAGCTCCTGTTTGCCGCCGACTGCGCCCTGGCGCGGTGGGTCCGGGAAGGATACGAGGCGCGCCGCGCCCGCTACGCCGCCCTGAGCGCGAGGCTGCGCGCCGGGATGGAGGAACTGGAATTCGTTGCCGTGCCCATCTCCGACGAGATCCGCTCCAGCATCGTGAGCGTGTACCACCTGCCCGCGGACGTGAGCTACAACCGGCTGCACGACGGGCTCCTGACACGGGGCATCCGCATCTACACCGATCCCGCGACGGTGGCCGAGGGACGGCTGATCCTGGCGGCACTGGGAAGCATCGGCCCGGGGGATGTGGACCGGTTCCTGGGTGGCGTGCGCGAGGTGCTGGCGGAGGCACGCCATGGATGA
- the aepX gene encoding phosphoenolpyruvate mutase gives MLAIGTTTAAERQARFRALLASSEPEYLMEAHNALAGRIVEETGFPAIWASGFGIASSLGLRDSNEASWTQVLDIVEFITDATSIPVLFDGDTGFGNFNNFRRLVRKLGQRQVAAVSVEDKLFPKTNSFVGECQPLADVAEFCGKLRAGKDAQSSDGFCIVARTEALISGRGMNEALDRAAAYHEAGADAVFVHSKATTAHEVLEFAARWDRRAPLVVAPTTYHGTTCAQFREAGISMVICANHNLRASVRAMQDVSARIFRERGVAGAEPDIASMRDIFRLVNQDELTHAEAEYLLPVLAPEPPLAPAPAAAAPRPVPELSREGATPRAGVAAR, from the coding sequence ATGCTAGCGATCGGCACGACTACGGCGGCGGAGCGGCAAGCCCGGTTCAGGGCGCTGCTCGCGTCTTCCGAGCCCGAGTATCTGATGGAGGCGCACAACGCGCTGGCCGGCCGCATCGTGGAGGAAACCGGCTTCCCCGCGATCTGGGCCTCGGGGTTCGGGATCGCCTCGTCGCTGGGGCTGCGCGACAGCAACGAGGCCTCGTGGACGCAGGTGCTGGACATCGTCGAGTTCATCACCGACGCGACGTCCATTCCGGTGCTCTTCGACGGTGACACGGGGTTCGGCAACTTCAACAACTTCCGCCGCCTGGTACGCAAGCTCGGCCAGCGTCAGGTCGCGGCGGTCAGCGTGGAAGACAAGCTCTTTCCCAAGACCAACTCCTTCGTCGGCGAGTGCCAGCCGCTGGCCGACGTGGCGGAGTTCTGTGGAAAGCTCCGCGCCGGAAAGGACGCCCAGTCCTCGGACGGGTTCTGCATCGTGGCCCGTACGGAAGCGCTGATCTCCGGCCGTGGAATGAACGAGGCGCTGGACCGCGCGGCCGCGTACCATGAGGCCGGCGCCGATGCCGTGTTCGTCCACTCCAAAGCCACCACCGCGCACGAAGTGCTGGAGTTCGCCGCGCGGTGGGACCGCCGGGCCCCCCTGGTGGTGGCGCCCACGACCTATCACGGAACCACGTGCGCACAGTTCCGCGAGGCGGGGATTTCCATGGTGATCTGCGCCAATCACAACCTTCGCGCCTCCGTGCGCGCTATGCAGGACGTAAGCGCGCGCATCTTCCGCGAGCGCGGGGTGGCCGGCGCCGAACCCGACATTGCCAGCATGCGCGACATCTTTCGCCTGGTGAACCAGGACGAGCTCACGCATGCCGAGGCCGAGTACCTGCTCCCCGTGCTCGCGCCGGAGCCTCCGCTCGCGCCGGCTCCCGCCGCCGCGGCCCCCCGCCCGGTGCCCGAGCTTTCCCGGGAGGGCGCCACCCCGCGCGCCGGCGTGGCGGCGCGGTGA
- a CDS encoding 2-dehydropantoate 2-reductase, with protein MPDPGFPKPHAPPSFPIAGTVASPASIENTGTSPRTEIAVVGVGAVGGCIAAHLSAAGKAVLLCVRHSIDALVVDTPSGVLRENPPSATDPREVQPMPWVLLATKAHQTPDAAAWLRALAGGESTIAVLQNGVEHEARVAPYAGRAVVLPVVVECPSTRTAPGRVTQNGPARLKVPAGERGEAFARLFAGSDVEVEVVERFEDARWRKLCQNVAGGAVSALTGRTLGVTREPGVAWLARELVLECVRVARAEGVPLDDGIADEIVTSLQEGDPGAGTSMLSDRLAGASLEVDARNGAVVRLGMRHDIPTPLNRAVTAVLLAVNGDR; from the coding sequence GTGCCAGATCCAGGCTTTCCCAAGCCGCACGCGCCGCCCTCTTTCCCCATCGCGGGTACCGTGGCGAGCCCAGCCTCCATTGAGAACACCGGAACCTCCCCACGGACCGAGATCGCCGTTGTCGGCGTGGGCGCCGTGGGCGGGTGTATCGCGGCCCACCTGAGCGCCGCGGGGAAAGCGGTGCTGCTGTGTGTGCGCCATTCGATCGACGCGCTGGTGGTGGACACCCCTTCGGGCGTGCTGCGGGAGAATCCTCCCTCGGCCACGGATCCGCGCGAGGTGCAGCCGATGCCCTGGGTGCTGCTGGCCACCAAGGCACACCAGACCCCGGACGCCGCCGCCTGGCTGCGCGCTCTGGCCGGCGGGGAGAGCACCATCGCGGTGCTGCAGAACGGGGTGGAGCACGAGGCGCGCGTGGCGCCATACGCCGGCCGTGCGGTGGTGCTCCCCGTCGTGGTGGAGTGTCCATCCACACGCACGGCGCCCGGACGGGTCACGCAGAACGGTCCGGCGCGGCTGAAGGTTCCCGCGGGCGAACGGGGCGAAGCGTTCGCCCGGCTCTTCGCCGGGAGCGATGTCGAAGTCGAGGTGGTGGAGCGTTTTGAGGACGCACGCTGGCGGAAGCTGTGCCAGAACGTGGCAGGCGGTGCGGTATCGGCCCTCACCGGCCGCACCCTGGGCGTAACCAGGGAACCCGGGGTGGCCTGGCTCGCCAGAGAGTTGGTGCTGGAGTGCGTACGGGTGGCGAGGGCGGAGGGCGTTCCCCTGGACGACGGGATCGCGGACGAGATTGTCACCTCGCTGCAGGAAGGCGACCCTGGGGCGGGAACGTCCATGCTCTCCGACCGCCTGGCGGGGGCGTCGCTCGAAGTCGATGCACGCAACGGAGCCGTTGTACGGCTTGGAATGCGCCACGACATTCCAACCCCGCTCAATCGCGCGGTAACCGCCGTCCTCCTGGCCGTGAACGGCGACCGCTGA
- a CDS encoding phytanoyl-CoA dioxygenase family protein, which produces MSQLELISPEEEAHFRSEGYLLLRSVLSTDEISALLAEVDRLCAQADQTGAVVREAYYHQNSYKLGNALRLSPAFDFLIDHPKYFGKLVSLMGPYIQLMGSEIFVRGAAGEAITGFHTDMGPGLQKVRVTEDSAFLEIKAQLFLTDLSTPDAGNFVLIPTSHRWPVTDSDPLCHIHEMNRQIGPDGELPPGTLQVLVNPGDVLLFPYSLWHAVGPNKVGRTRYSIALRYGQTALRPVERLDAVLADRTRELTPRQRRVLGDFGTKSPSPQRAPEQAELIYGHSLAEAGV; this is translated from the coding sequence GTGTCACAACTCGAATTGATTTCACCAGAAGAAGAAGCGCACTTTCGCAGCGAGGGCTACCTGCTCCTGCGCTCCGTCCTCTCGACGGACGAAATTTCTGCACTTCTGGCTGAGGTAGACCGCCTGTGCGCCCAGGCAGACCAGACCGGGGCGGTGGTTCGGGAGGCATACTACCACCAGAATTCATACAAGCTCGGAAACGCTCTGCGGCTGTCGCCCGCGTTCGATTTCCTGATCGATCACCCGAAGTACTTCGGCAAGCTGGTCTCGCTCATGGGGCCGTACATCCAGCTGATGGGTTCCGAGATCTTCGTGCGGGGCGCAGCGGGCGAGGCCATCACCGGGTTCCATACCGACATGGGTCCGGGGCTGCAGAAGGTCAGGGTGACGGAAGACAGTGCATTCCTCGAGATCAAGGCCCAGCTGTTCCTGACCGACCTTTCCACGCCGGATGCGGGCAACTTCGTACTGATCCCCACCTCGCACCGCTGGCCGGTCACCGACTCGGACCCGCTGTGCCACATCCACGAGATGAACCGGCAGATCGGCCCCGACGGCGAGCTCCCTCCCGGGACACTGCAGGTGCTTGTGAACCCGGGGGACGTTCTTCTCTTCCCCTACTCCCTGTGGCATGCCGTGGGGCCCAACAAGGTGGGGCGCACGCGGTACAGCATTGCGCTGCGGTACGGACAGACGGCGCTGCGGCCCGTGGAAAGGCTTGATGCCGTGCTGGCAGACCGCACGCGCGAGCTTACCCCCCGCCAACGGCGCGTGCTGGGCGACTTCGGCACCAAAAGCCCCAGCCCGCAGCGCGCGCCGGAGCAGGCCGAGCTCATCTACGGCCACAGCCTCGCCGAAGCGGGGGTTTAA
- a CDS encoding arsenate reductase family protein: MSEAEGVDVYWLPHCSTCQKAVEHLRGKGVTIRSLRDLKAQPLEHAEVEDLARKVGGAETLFSKRAMKYRKMGLHEQTLSEEDLLRLMTEEYTFITRPVVVHGDKATAGFSAKRLDALVEG; the protein is encoded by the coding sequence ATGAGCGAGGCCGAAGGCGTGGACGTGTACTGGCTCCCTCACTGCTCCACCTGCCAGAAGGCGGTGGAGCACCTGCGGGGCAAGGGGGTCACCATCCGCTCGCTGCGCGACCTCAAGGCGCAGCCGCTGGAGCACGCCGAGGTGGAGGACCTGGCGCGCAAGGTGGGCGGCGCCGAGACGCTGTTCAGCAAGCGGGCGATGAAGTATCGCAAGATGGGGCTGCACGAACAGACGCTGTCGGAAGAGGATCTGCTGCGGCTGATGACGGAGGAGTACACCTTCATCACGCGCCCCGTCGTGGTCCATGGGGACAAGGCGACAGCGGGGTTCAGCGCCAAGCGCCTGGACGCGCTGGTGGAGGGATAG